Proteins encoded in a region of the Massilia sp. UMI-21 genome:
- a CDS encoding glutamate synthase subunit beta has protein sequence MGKITGFMEFERQEEGHLAPQDRVKNYKEFVLTLTDGQAKVQGARCMDCGIPFCSTGCPVNNQIPDWNDLVYHGNYRAAVENLHSTNNFPEFTGRICPAPCESACTLGINDEPVGIKSIERKIADAGWEHGWIVPQPAAAKTGRKVAVIGSGPAGLAAAQQLARVGHDVTVFEKSDRIGGLLRYGIPDFKMEKGLIDRRVEQMKAEGVTFRTSVLVGKDFPATVSNMARDTIFPEDLEKEFDAVVLAGGAEQPRDLPVPGRELKGVHFAMDFLPQQNRVNAGDKLKDQIKATAKHVVVIGGGDTGSDCVGTSNRHGAASVTQFELMPMPPEHENKPLVWPYWPTRLRTSSSHEEGCQRDWAVATKRLEGKGGKVDKLVACRVEWKDGKMQEVPDSEFEMKADLVFLAMGFVSPVQNVLDAFGVQKDARGNARAATEGEKSYQTSKPNVFAAGDMRRGQSLVVWAIREGRQCARAVDEFLMGSSVLPR, from the coding sequence GTGGGCAAAATTACCGGCTTCATGGAATTCGAACGGCAGGAAGAGGGCCACCTCGCGCCGCAAGATCGCGTCAAGAACTACAAGGAATTCGTGCTGACCCTGACCGACGGCCAGGCCAAGGTGCAGGGCGCGCGCTGCATGGATTGCGGCATCCCTTTCTGTAGCACGGGCTGCCCGGTCAACAACCAGATCCCCGACTGGAACGACCTGGTCTATCACGGCAACTACCGTGCGGCCGTCGAGAACCTCCATTCGACCAACAACTTCCCCGAGTTCACCGGCCGCATCTGCCCGGCGCCCTGCGAGTCGGCCTGCACGCTGGGCATCAACGACGAGCCGGTCGGCATCAAGTCGATCGAGCGCAAGATCGCCGACGCCGGCTGGGAACACGGCTGGATCGTGCCGCAGCCCGCTGCCGCCAAGACCGGCAGGAAGGTCGCCGTGATCGGTTCCGGACCGGCCGGCCTGGCCGCCGCCCAGCAGCTGGCGCGGGTCGGCCACGACGTGACGGTGTTCGAGAAGAGCGACCGCATCGGCGGCCTGCTGCGCTACGGCATCCCCGACTTCAAGATGGAGAAGGGCCTGATCGACCGTCGCGTCGAGCAGATGAAGGCCGAGGGTGTCACGTTCCGCACCAGTGTCCTGGTCGGCAAGGACTTCCCGGCCACGGTCAGCAACATGGCACGCGACACCATCTTCCCGGAAGACCTGGAGAAGGAATTCGATGCCGTGGTCCTGGCCGGCGGCGCCGAGCAGCCGCGCGACTTGCCGGTGCCGGGCCGCGAACTCAAGGGCGTGCATTTCGCCATGGACTTCCTGCCGCAGCAGAACCGGGTCAATGCCGGCGACAAGCTCAAGGACCAGATCAAGGCGACGGCCAAGCACGTGGTCGTGATCGGCGGCGGCGACACCGGCTCCGACTGCGTCGGCACCTCGAACCGCCATGGCGCCGCGTCCGTCACCCAGTTCGAACTGATGCCGATGCCGCCGGAGCACGAAAACAAGCCGCTGGTCTGGCCCTACTGGCCGACCCGCCTGCGCACCTCGTCCTCGCACGAGGAAGGCTGCCAGCGCGACTGGGCGGTGGCGACCAAGCGCCTGGAAGGCAAGGGCGGCAAGGTGGACAAGCTGGTCGCCTGCCGCGTCGAGTGGAAGGACGGCAAGATGCAGGAAGTGCCGGACTCGGAATTCGAGATGAAGGCCGACCTGGTGTTCCTGGCGATGGGTTTCGTTTCGCCGGTGCAGAACGTGCTGGATGCCTTCGGCGTGCAGAAGGATGCGCGCGGCAATGCCCGCGCTGCGACCGAAGGCGAGAAGTCGTACCAGACGTCGAAGCCGAACGTCTTCGCCGCCGGCGACATGCGCCGCGGCCAGTCGCTGGTCGTGTGGGCGATCCGCGAAGGCCGCCAGTGCGCGCGCGCGGTCGACGAGTTCCTGATGGGGAGTTCGGTGCTGCCGCGATAA
- the ltrA gene encoding group II intron reverse transcriptase/maturase — MPATAGRVAVRRGEASSKVTSDETRFPRQDSADTGRDLLEQALARENMQRAWKRVKANKGAAGVDGLDIARTGQHLKHVWPTIKQQLMAGTYRPMPVRRVGIPKPDGSERELGIPTVTDRLIQQALLQVLQPLIDPTFSEHSHGFRPGRRARDAVLAAQQYVQEGYRTVVDVDLSKFFDRVNHDILIDRLRKRVNDAGIIRLVRAYLNAGIMDGGVVVERGEGTPQGGPLSPLLANVLLDEVDRILERQGHRFARYADDCNVYVRSQKAGERVMALLKRRYDRLHLKINESKSAVSQAFGRKFLGYELWMAPRGEVKRAVTKKALEAFRQKIRQLTRRSGGRSIQQVIEGLRLYVLGWKGYFGLAQTPRVLLTLGEWMRHRLRAIHLKHWKRGTTIYRELLKLGANPNVALLVARNSHRWWRNSRLALNKVLTIAYFDRLGMPRLT; from the coding sequence ATGCCCGCAACAGCGGGGCGGGTCGCAGTAAGGCGGGGTGAAGCCTCGTCTAAAGTGACCAGCGATGAAACACGGTTCCCGCGACAGGACTCGGCAGACACAGGGCGAGACTTGCTTGAGCAAGCGCTCGCGAGGGAGAACATGCAACGCGCGTGGAAACGTGTGAAGGCGAACAAGGGAGCTGCAGGCGTCGATGGTCTGGACATTGCCCGGACCGGGCAACACCTGAAGCACGTTTGGCCGACCATCAAGCAGCAACTGATGGCAGGCACGTATCGGCCAATGCCGGTGCGGCGCGTCGGCATTCCGAAGCCGGATGGAAGCGAGCGTGAACTGGGGATACCCACCGTGACCGACCGTTTGATTCAGCAGGCACTATTGCAGGTGCTACAACCGCTGATCGATCCCACCTTTAGTGAACACAGCCATGGGTTCCGGCCCGGCCGGCGTGCGCGTGATGCCGTGCTTGCAGCACAGCAGTACGTGCAGGAAGGCTACCGCACCGTGGTCGACGTCGATCTGTCGAAGTTCTTTGATCGGGTCAACCACGACATCCTGATCGACCGCCTGAGGAAACGCGTGAACGACGCTGGAATCATCCGGCTGGTGCGCGCCTACCTGAACGCGGGGATCATGGACGGCGGCGTGGTGGTTGAACGGGGGGAAGGGACGCCGCAAGGCGGACCGCTCTCACCGCTTCTGGCCAACGTGCTTCTCGACGAGGTGGATCGGATCCTGGAACGACAGGGGCACCGCTTTGCCCGCTATGCCGATGACTGTAATGTATATGTGCGCAGTCAGAAGGCAGGCGAGCGTGTGATGGCCCTGCTCAAGCGTCGATACGACAGGCTGCACTTGAAGATCAACGAATCGAAAAGTGCGGTAAGCCAGGCGTTTGGCCGCAAATTTCTGGGCTATGAGTTATGGATGGCTCCGAGAGGCGAGGTGAAGCGGGCGGTGACGAAGAAGGCGCTGGAGGCGTTTCGGCAAAAGATCAGGCAACTCACCCGCCGATCTGGCGGGCGAAGCATCCAACAGGTGATTGAAGGCTTGCGCCTCTACGTACTGGGATGGAAAGGCTACTTTGGCCTGGCGCAAACTCCGCGCGTCCTGCTCACGCTGGGCGAGTGGATGCGTCATCGGCTGCGGGCCATCCACCTCAAGCACTGGAAGCGTGGCACGACGATATACCGGGAGCTGCTGAAGCTAGGGGCAAATCCGAATGTCGCTTTGCTGGTGGCTAGAAACAGCCACCGCTGGTGGCGCAACAGCCGCCTTGCCCTGAACAAGGTGCTGACGATTGCCTACTTCGATCGTCTTGGCATGCCTCGCCTCACTTAA
- a CDS encoding glutamate synthase subunit alpha, giving the protein MIAQGLYDPANEHDACGVGFIAHIKGNKSHSIIEQGLQILKNLDHRGAVGADPLMGDGAGILIQIPDQYFRDEMARQGVELPPPGEYGVGMVFLPKEHASRIACEQEIERAVRIEGQVVLGWRNVPVDEAMPMSPFVKAKEPVIRQIFIGRGPDIMVTDALERKLYVIRKSSGHAIQALKLLHGKEFFVPSMSARTIVYKGLLLADQVGVYYRDLQDPRCISALALVHQRFSTNTFPEWPLAHPYRLIAHNGEINTVKGNFNWTRAREGMLKSAVLGEDLGKLFPLIYEGQSDTACFDNALELLVMAGYPVAQAMMMMIPEAWENHTSMDDNRRAFYEYHAAMMEPWDGPAAMAFTDGRHIGGTLDRNGLRPARYVITEDDLVVMASESGVLPIPESRIVKKWRLQPGKMFLIDLEAGRIIDDKELKDTYSNAKPYKAWIKSVRIKLNEIKLSESQLAQNRGKDGASHGAAQGERAAIPLLDRQQAFGYTQEDLKFLMAPMAVLGEEATGSMGNDSPLAVMSNKLKPLYNYFKQLFAQVTNPPIDPIRESMVMSLVSFIGPKPNLLDTNNVNPPMRLEVAQPILGFDDMARLRAISQHTGGKFKSYELNICYPVAWGKEGIEACLASLCAEAVDAVKSGHNILIVSDRNLSPEQVAIPALLATSTIHQHLVGRGLRASTGLVVETGSARETHHFALLAGYGAEAVHPYLALETLSDLAHSLPHEKDADKAIHNYTKAVGKGLMKVMSKMGISTYMSYCGAQIFEAVGLNKSLVDKYFRGTSSTVEGIGLFEVAEEALRLHALAFGSDPVLANALDTGGEYAFRVRGEDHLWTPDAIAKLQHSTRANNYSTYKEYAQIINDQTRRHLTLRGLFEFKIDPSKAIALEEVEPAKDIVKRFATGAMSLGSISTEAHATLAIAMNRIGGKSNTGEGGEDPARYLNEFKGIKISKGETLASVLGAGRVMVDIPLEEGDSLRSKIKQVASGRFGVTAEYLAAADQIQIKMAQGAKPGEGGQLPGHKVSEYIASLRFSVPGVGLISPPPHHDIYSIEDLAQLIHDLKNANPRASISVKLVSEVGIGTVAAGVSKAKADHVVVAGHDGGTGASPLSSVKHAGTPWELGLAETQQTLVLNGLRSRIRVQADGQMRTGRDVVVAAMLGADEIGFATAPLVVEGCIMMRKCHLNTCPVGVATQDPVLRAKFQGKPEHVVNYFFFVAEEARQIMAQLGIRSYDELIGRTDLLDKARAIQHWKAQGLDFSNIFYQPKHESPRALYHTDAQDHGLDKALDHKLIAQAKAALEKGERVSFISPVKNLNRTVGTMLSGEVAKRYGHAGLPDDTIHIQLQGTAGQSAAAFLASGITIDLVGEGNDYVGKGLSGGRIIVRPNTEFRGWAVDNIIVGNTVLYGAIAGEAFFNGVAGERFAVRNSGATAVVEGCGDHGCEYMTGGTVVVLGETGRNFAAGMSGGVAYVYDPTGEFEGKCNMSMVNLEPVLTTKQQGQAGWHSQTRDGERESDETILRRLIERHFKHTGSTRARNLLDDWANSRGKFVKVFPTDYKRALEEMHNSSMEEANDKIELEA; this is encoded by the coding sequence ATGATTGCCCAAGGTTTGTACGATCCCGCCAATGAGCACGATGCCTGCGGCGTCGGTTTCATCGCCCATATCAAGGGCAACAAGAGCCACTCGATCATCGAGCAGGGCCTGCAGATCCTGAAGAACCTCGACCACCGCGGCGCGGTCGGTGCCGATCCCCTGATGGGCGACGGCGCCGGTATCCTGATCCAGATCCCGGACCAGTACTTCCGCGACGAAATGGCCAGGCAGGGCGTGGAACTGCCGCCGCCCGGCGAGTACGGCGTCGGCATGGTGTTCCTGCCGAAGGAACACGCCTCGCGCATCGCTTGTGAACAAGAAATCGAACGCGCCGTGCGCATCGAAGGCCAGGTCGTGCTCGGCTGGCGCAACGTGCCGGTCGACGAGGCCATGCCGATGTCGCCTTTCGTGAAGGCCAAGGAGCCCGTGATCCGCCAGATCTTCATCGGCCGCGGCCCGGACATCATGGTCACCGATGCGCTCGAGCGCAAGCTCTACGTCATCCGCAAGTCGTCCGGCCACGCGATCCAGGCCTTGAAGCTCCTGCACGGCAAGGAGTTCTTCGTGCCTTCGATGTCGGCCCGCACCATCGTCTATAAAGGCCTGCTGCTGGCCGACCAGGTCGGCGTCTACTACCGCGACCTGCAGGATCCGCGCTGCATCTCGGCCCTGGCGCTGGTGCACCAGCGCTTCTCGACCAACACCTTCCCGGAATGGCCGCTGGCCCACCCCTACCGCCTGATCGCGCACAACGGCGAGATCAACACCGTCAAGGGCAACTTCAACTGGACCCGCGCCCGCGAAGGCATGCTCAAATCCGCCGTGCTGGGCGAAGACCTGGGCAAGCTGTTCCCGCTGATCTATGAAGGCCAGTCCGACACCGCCTGTTTCGACAATGCGCTCGAACTGCTGGTGATGGCCGGCTATCCCGTCGCCCAGGCGATGATGATGATGATCCCGGAAGCCTGGGAAAACCACACGTCGATGGACGACAACCGCCGCGCCTTCTACGAATACCACGCCGCGATGATGGAACCCTGGGACGGCCCGGCCGCCATGGCCTTCACCGACGGCCGCCACATCGGCGGCACCCTGGACCGCAACGGCCTGCGCCCGGCGCGCTACGTCATCACCGAGGACGACCTGGTGGTCATGGCGTCCGAATCCGGCGTGCTGCCGATTCCCGAATCGCGCATCGTCAAGAAATGGCGCCTGCAGCCGGGCAAGATGTTCCTGATCGACCTGGAAGCCGGCCGCATCATCGACGACAAGGAGCTCAAGGACACCTACTCGAACGCCAAGCCCTATAAAGCCTGGATCAAGTCGGTGCGCATCAAGCTCAATGAAATCAAGCTGTCGGAAAGCCAGCTGGCGCAGAACCGCGGCAAGGACGGTGCGAGCCACGGCGCAGCGCAGGGTGAACGGGCCGCGATCCCGCTGCTCGACCGCCAGCAAGCCTTCGGCTACACCCAGGAAGACCTGAAGTTCCTGATGGCGCCGATGGCGGTGCTGGGCGAGGAAGCCACGGGCTCGATGGGCAACGACTCGCCGCTGGCGGTGATGTCGAACAAGCTCAAACCTTTGTATAACTACTTTAAACAATTGTTTGCGCAAGTGACCAACCCGCCGATCGACCCGATCCGCGAAAGCATGGTGATGTCGCTGGTGTCCTTCATCGGCCCCAAGCCGAACCTGCTGGACACCAACAACGTCAACCCGCCGATGCGCCTGGAAGTGGCGCAGCCGATCCTCGGCTTCGACGACATGGCGCGCCTGCGCGCCATCAGCCAGCACACCGGCGGCAAGTTCAAGTCGTATGAGCTGAACATCTGCTATCCGGTCGCCTGGGGCAAGGAAGGCATCGAAGCCTGCCTGGCCTCGCTGTGCGCGGAAGCCGTCGATGCGGTCAAGTCGGGTCACAACATCCTGATCGTCTCGGACCGCAACCTCTCGCCTGAACAGGTCGCGATTCCCGCGCTGCTGGCCACTTCGACCATCCACCAGCACCTGGTCGGGCGCGGCCTGCGCGCCTCCACCGGCCTGGTGGTCGAAACCGGTTCGGCGCGCGAGACCCACCACTTCGCCCTGCTGGCAGGCTACGGCGCCGAAGCCGTGCACCCCTACCTGGCGCTGGAAACGCTCAGCGACCTGGCGCACAGCCTGCCGCACGAGAAGGATGCCGACAAGGCGATCCATAACTACACCAAGGCGGTCGGCAAGGGCCTGATGAAGGTGATGTCCAAGATGGGCATCTCCACCTACATGTCCTACTGCGGCGCGCAGATCTTCGAAGCCGTGGGCCTGAACAAGTCGCTGGTCGACAAGTACTTCCGCGGCACCTCCTCCACCGTCGAAGGCATCGGCCTGTTCGAAGTGGCCGAGGAAGCGCTGCGCCTGCACGCGCTCGCCTTCGGCAGCGACCCGGTGCTGGCCAACGCGCTCGACACCGGCGGCGAGTACGCCTTCCGCGTGCGCGGCGAAGACCACCTGTGGACCCCGGACGCCATTGCGAAACTGCAGCACTCGACCCGCGCCAACAACTACAGCACCTACAAGGAATACGCGCAGATCATCAACGACCAGACCCGCCGCCACCTGACCCTGCGCGGCCTGTTCGAATTCAAGATCGATCCCTCGAAGGCGATTGCGCTGGAAGAAGTCGAGCCGGCCAAGGACATCGTCAAGCGCTTCGCCACCGGCGCCATGTCGCTCGGTTCGATCAGCACCGAAGCCCACGCCACCCTGGCGATTGCCATGAACCGCATCGGCGGCAAGAGCAACACGGGCGAGGGCGGCGAAGATCCGGCGCGCTACCTCAACGAATTCAAGGGCATCAAGATCAGCAAGGGCGAAACGCTGGCATCAGTGCTCGGCGCCGGGCGCGTGATGGTCGACATCCCGCTCGAAGAAGGCGATTCGCTGCGCTCGAAGATCAAGCAGGTGGCCTCGGGCCGCTTCGGCGTCACCGCCGAATACCTGGCCGCGGCCGACCAGATCCAGATCAAGATGGCGCAAGGCGCCAAGCCGGGCGAGGGCGGCCAGCTGCCGGGCCATAAGGTGTCCGAGTACATCGCCAGCTTGCGCTTCTCGGTTCCGGGCGTGGGCCTGATCTCGCCGCCGCCGCACCACGACATCTACTCGATCGAAGACCTGGCGCAGCTGATCCACGACCTCAAGAACGCCAACCCGCGGGCCTCGATCTCGGTCAAGCTGGTGTCGGAAGTGGGCATCGGCACCGTGGCCGCGGGCGTCTCGAAGGCCAAGGCCGACCATGTGGTGGTCGCCGGCCACGACGGCGGCACCGGCGCCTCGCCGCTGTCCTCGGTCAAGCACGCCGGCACCCCATGGGAGCTGGGCCTGGCCGAGACCCAGCAGACGCTGGTCCTGAACGGCCTGCGCAGCCGCATCCGGGTGCAGGCGGATGGCCAGATGCGCACCGGCCGCGACGTGGTGGTGGCCGCCATGCTGGGCGCCGACGAAATCGGTTTTGCGACCGCGCCGCTGGTGGTGGAAGGCTGCATCATGATGCGCAAGTGCCACCTGAATACCTGCCCGGTGGGCGTGGCCACGCAAGACCCGGTGCTGCGCGCCAAGTTCCAGGGTAAGCCAGAGCACGTGGTGAACTACTTCTTCTTCGTGGCCGAAGAAGCGCGCCAGATCATGGCGCAGCTGGGCATCCGCAGCTACGACGAACTGATCGGCCGCACCGACCTGCTCGACAAGGCACGCGCGATCCAGCACTGGAAGGCGCAGGGCCTGGACTTCTCGAACATCTTCTACCAGCCGAAGCATGAATCGCCGCGCGCGCTGTACCATACCGACGCCCAGGACCATGGCCTCGACAAGGCGCTGGACCACAAGCTGATCGCCCAGGCCAAGGCCGCGCTGGAGAAGGGCGAACGGGTCTCCTTCATCTCGCCGGTGAAGAACCTGAACCGCACCGTGGGCACCATGCTGTCGGGCGAAGTGGCCAAGCGCTACGGCCATGCCGGCCTGCCCGACGACACCATCCACATCCAGTTGCAGGGCACCGCCGGCCAGTCGGCCGCGGCCTTCCTGGCCAGCGGCATCACGATCGACCTGGTGGGTGAGGGCAACGACTACGTCGGCAAAGGCCTGTCGGGCGGCCGCATCATCGTGCGTCCGAACACCGAGTTCCGTGGCTGGGCAGTGGACAACATCATCGTCGGCAATACGGTGCTGTATGGCGCGATTGCGGGCGAGGCCTTCTTCAACGGCGTGGCGGGCGAGCGTTTCGCGGTGCGTAACTCGGGCGCCACGGCGGTGGTCGAGGGCTGCGGCGACCACGGTTGCGAATACATGACCGGCGGCACCGTGGTGGTGCTGGGCGAGACCGGCCGCAACTTCGCGGCGGGCATGTCGGGCGGCGTCGCCTACGTGTACGACCCGACGGGCGAGTTCGAAGGCAAGTGCAATATGTCGATGGTGAACCTGGAGCCGGTGTTGACCACCAAGCAGCAAGGCCAGGCCGGCTGGCACAGCCAGACCCGCGACGGCGAGCGCGAATCGGACGAAACCATCCTGCGCCGCCTGATCGAGCGCCACTTCAAGCACACGGGTTCGACCCGCGCGCGCAACCTGCTCGACGACTGGGCCAACAGCCGCGGCAAGTTCGTCAAGGTCTTCCCGACCGACTACAAGCGCGCGCTCGAGGAGATGCACAACTCGAGCATGGAAGAAGCGAACGACAAGATCGAGCTGGAGGCGTAA
- a CDS encoding helix-hairpin-helix domain-containing protein → MSVAAAAAAGAAELGVLVPLSGAQGMLTRPAPGGKAEAPVVKRVREGKLFEAIQHEARHGFTATALALDELAMRSAGQGARTTWLMLSQEDGGFARRGFWLEEGAALRWMDEPMVDLVVDAASVADGSFEEIFAHELGHVMLRRLLPNLPHGYSRAPHHSFSITDQQTAFDEGWAIHFQGLARRFTLNQRLRAEDAGLEGKPYLPLWLSNLDRATRIDGMRRNWFVHRQVPLPAMADPIQARQLSTLFDRARLKNAAQMLASEGVVATFFYRHLVPPPGQDAGLETRYAAMFAALRVLSAEPLTVTTPLVPALAQVLLRTSPEQGKRFIATLMEVSHGALASPRLAAAAEALAQPGRVGDAAAFVPMLQAARKQFAAELEQVTAHPERLAAHAGPAVWLLLPTPGAGGESVVIDLNTAEREHLLALPGIDAGAAGRALHSRATGGHFYSIEDFAARAGLAPEGRLALAAMAQAASRLGPHVRD, encoded by the coding sequence ATGTCCGTCGCCGCCGCCGCCGCCGCCGGCGCCGCCGAGCTGGGCGTGCTGGTTCCGCTGTCCGGCGCGCAGGGGATGCTGACCCGCCCCGCTCCCGGAGGCAAGGCGGAAGCGCCGGTAGTGAAGCGGGTCCGGGAAGGCAAGCTGTTCGAGGCCATCCAGCACGAAGCGCGGCACGGCTTCACGGCGACCGCGCTGGCGCTGGACGAGCTGGCGATGCGCAGCGCCGGCCAGGGCGCGCGCACCACATGGCTCATGCTGTCGCAGGAAGACGGCGGCTTTGCGCGGCGCGGCTTCTGGCTCGAGGAAGGCGCGGCGCTGCGCTGGATGGACGAGCCGATGGTCGACCTGGTCGTCGATGCCGCCAGCGTCGCCGACGGCAGTTTCGAGGAAATCTTCGCGCACGAACTGGGACACGTGATGCTGCGCCGCCTGCTGCCGAACCTGCCGCACGGGTATTCGCGCGCACCGCACCACAGCTTCAGCATCACCGACCAGCAGACCGCCTTCGACGAAGGCTGGGCCATCCACTTCCAGGGACTGGCGCGGCGCTTCACCCTGAACCAGCGCCTGCGCGCCGAGGACGCCGGCCTGGAAGGCAAGCCCTATCTGCCGCTCTGGTTGAGCAACCTGGACCGTGCGACGCGCATCGACGGCATGCGCCGCAACTGGTTCGTGCACCGCCAGGTGCCGCTCCCGGCCATGGCCGACCCGATCCAGGCGCGCCAGCTATCGACGCTGTTCGACCGCGCCCGACTCAAGAATGCGGCGCAAATGCTTGCCTCCGAAGGCGTCGTCGCCACCTTCTTCTACCGCCACCTAGTGCCGCCGCCGGGGCAGGATGCCGGCCTGGAGACGCGCTACGCAGCGATGTTCGCAGCCCTGCGCGTGCTGTCGGCCGAGCCGCTCACCGTGACGACCCCGCTCGTGCCGGCCCTGGCGCAGGTGCTGCTGCGCACTAGCCCGGAGCAGGGCAAGCGCTTCATTGCGACGCTGATGGAGGTCAGCCATGGCGCGCTGGCCTCGCCGCGGCTGGCCGCCGCGGCCGAGGCGCTGGCGCAGCCGGGGCGTGTCGGTGACGCCGCGGCCTTCGTGCCCATGCTGCAGGCGGCGCGCAAGCAATTCGCGGCAGAGCTGGAACAGGTGACCGCCCATCCGGAACGCCTGGCCGCCCACGCCGGGCCGGCAGTGTGGCTGCTGCTGCCCACGCCCGGCGCCGGGGGAGAAAGTGTCGTCATCGACCTGAACACCGCGGAGCGGGAGCACCTGCTCGCCTTGCCCGGCATCGATGCCGGCGCCGCCGGGCGCGCCCTGCACAGCCGCGCCACGGGCGGACACTTCTACAGCATCGAGGACTTCGCGGCCCGTGCCGGGCTCGCTCCTGAGGGCAGGCTTGCGCTGGCAGCAATGGCCCAGGCAGCGAGCAGGCTCGGCCCACACGTGCGCGACTAG